Genomic window (Acidobacteriaceae bacterium):
CTTGAACAGGCGTGAATTTCTTGCTGCATTGGCCAGCTTCACGGCAGGCGGGTGTCTGCCGTCTTCCGCACAATCAGCCGCGCAGCCGGCGGTATCGCTGACGATTGGGGATGTCCAGCCGAACTCTGCGATCCCGGATGAATTTTTCGGACTGTCCTACGAAAGCGCTCAACTAGCCAACCCCGACTTTTTTTCTGCCAAGAATCATCAACTCATCGATCTCTTTCGCGAACTCGCGTCGCGCGGCAATCTCAGGATCGGCGGCGGGTCCAGCGAGTACACAACCTACGCCGATGAGTCGCCACCGGGGCCACCGCCGTTTGAGGTCTTCGGTCCAGACACCTCGAAGATCGTCAAGCACGGAACGATCACCTCATCCGTCGCGCTGCGCAATCTGCGCGAGTTCCTCAATGCGACCAACTGGTCCTGCCTTTACGGTTTGAACCTTGGGCAGGGAACTATCGAGAATGCGGTTCGCGAGGCTACGGCCGCGCAGAAGATCCTTGGCCCGCGGCTGCTGGCTTTTCAGATCGGCAACGAGCCAGACAGCTTTCGCCGCCGATTCCGTCCCGAGACCTACGGTCCGGACGACTTCCTCTCCGAATGGAATCGCTTCCACTCCGCCATCCTGGCTGTGGTTCCGCAGGCGAAATTTGCGGGGCCTGATATCTCCAACAAGCTCCCATATCTCACCGCGTTCGCGAAGGAAGCGCCGAAACACCCCAGCGTGATTTTGTTGACGAGCCACTACTATGCAATGGGTCCCTCAAGTTCACCTGAAGCCACCATCCAGAATCTGCTCCAGCCTGATCCGAAAACTGCAACGCTGAAAGCAAGCGATCTGCACATCATTGCGGAAGCGCAGCAGCTCGCCCATCTGCCCTATCGCATGTCGGAAGGGAACTCATGCTGGGATGGAGGCAAGCCCGGCGTCTCCGATACGTTCGCCTCCGCGCTATGGTGTGCCGACTACATGCTCGATTGTGCCGCGCGCGGTTGGACCGGCGTCAATCTCCACGGCGGCGGAAACGGCTACTACACACCCATTGCAGGAGCGCCCTCGACGGGCTTCACGCGCAGGCCAGTGTTCTTCGGCATGAGATTCGCGCAGCAATTTATCGGCGCGCAACTCGTCACGTCGACACTCGAGAATGCGAATCCCCTGGTGGATGCCTTTGTCTTCGAACGCGCTGGCAAGCTGGAGCTGGCGATCATCAACAAATCCGACGCGGCGTGCACGTGCAGGCTGCCGGCAGGCCTACTCTGCAAGCCATCGGCTCTGCTAAGCGCTGCTGCCATCGACTCCAAACAAAATGTGAAGCTCGCATCCGTGAGCGGCCAGTACAGTGCGGCCGCTACCGCGGCACCCTACACCGCTATCGCATTCGAACTCCACAATTCCACACGGAACAGAAAGCCATGAGACATCAACGCCCCAGGATCACGCGACGGAGCTTTCTCTCCGGGACCGCAGCTGCAACAGCCCTCATTACAGAGGGCAGCATCGCCCGAAATCTCCACGCGCTTCAGGTTCAACCGGACGACATTCCCAGTCCTTACACTCTGCACTTTGCGCAACCGGCATCGAAGTGGCCGGACGCACTCCCGGTAGGCAATGGCAGGCTCGGCGCGATGGTCTTCGGCGTGCCCAGCGTCGATCGCCTGCAGTTGAACGAGGAGTCGATCTGGGACGGCGAGCCCAACCGCGACCGCAACAACCCCAAGGCAGCCGCGGCGATCCCGCGCATCCGCGATATGCTATTCGCCGGCAACATCGCCGACGCTCAGGCCCTGGCTGTCAGCGACGTCCTCTCCATCCCACGCCGAATGCCTTGCTACCAGACGCTCGGCGATCTCCACCTGGATTTCTCACCGATGGGCCTGACGCCCGAGGTCAACGTCGAGGGCTACGGCCTCCAACTCGACCTCGACACCGCGATCGCGAAGACTACTTTTCGCCACAATGGCGTCACCTGCACACGAGAGATCTTTTCCTCCGCACCGGATCAGGTGATCGTGGTGCGCCTGGCCGCAGACAAACCCGGCACTCTGCATGTGCGGCTCTCACTCGATCGGCCCGGCAGCTTCGAGACAAAACGATCTGCAAACGACCGGCTTGTCATGAAAGGACAGGCTCTTCCCGTAAACGACAACCCGGGTCTGCCCGTGAAAGAACATCAGACAGGCGTGCGCTTTCACGCAGAGCTGCTGGCTCTTCCTGAAGGCGGAAAAATTCTGCCCGCCAAAAACAACGACGACAATGAGCTCGAAATCGCCTCCGCGGACACCATCACTCTCTTCATCGATTGCGCCACCAGCTACCGCTTCCCCGCGCACGCCGGCGTGAGCAGCGGAGTCGATGCTGACGTCCTCACCGGCGATCCCGATGCGATGGGTGCAGCCGTAAATCGCAATCTGGTCCAGGCATCGCGCCGCTCGTATGCGGACCTCCGTCATCGTCACACTGAAGATCATCAGCGCTACTTCCGCCGCGCGAACATAAGCTTCGGTTCTGATCCGAACGCATCGATTCCAACCGACAAACGCCTGGCTGCCATCAAGGCCGGCGGCGAAGACATCCATCTGCTGCCCATCTACTTCCAGTTCGGCCGCTACATGCTTATCTCGAGCTCTCGCCCTGGTACGCTCGCGGCAAATCTGCAAGGCATTTGGAACGATTCCGTCGATCCACCTTGGGGCTCCAAGTACACCGTCAACATCAACGCTGAGATGAACTACTGGTTCGCCGAGAGCGCCAATCTCGCCGAGCTCCACTTGCCGCTTTTCGATCTGCTTCACGCAACCCTCGGCCCCGGCGAGCTCACGGCGAAGGAGATCTATCGCGCAAATGGCTCAGTCGTCCACCACAACACTGACATCTGGGGAGACGCGTGTCCGATCGACGCACTCGGCGGCGGTGTCTGGCCCATGGGTGCTAATTGGCTCTCGCTGCATCTCTGGCGCTACTACAGCTACACGGGCGACATCCGTTTCCTCGCAGAGCACACTTATCCGACTCTGCGCGAGAACGCCATCTTCCTGCTGGACTATCTCGTGCGCGATCCGCACACCGGCTACCTCGTCACTGGCCCATCCTGCTCGCCAGAGAACGCCTACCAACTCCCCAATGGCAAATCCTACAACCTCTGCATGGGGCCCACGATGGATATCTCTATCGTTCGCGCGGTCTTCTGGCGACTGCTCGAGAGCGCGGACAACTTGAAGACCCTCGCGCCCGAGAGCAACAAAACATTACTGGCTCAAGACGAAGATCTCCTCGCACGAGTCCGCAACGCATGGTCGCAACTCCCACCCTTTCAGATCGGCCACGACGGCCGTCTGCAGGAGTGGCAGGTCGATTACAAGGACCACGAGCCTGGTCACCGCCACATCTCACACCTCTTCGGCCTCTTCCCTGAGGACCAGATCACGGTGCAGGGAACACCCGAGCTCGCCCATGCCGCCCGTCTCGTGCTCGACAAGCGCCTTGCAGCCGGCGGAGGATCCACCGGCTGGTCACGCGCCTGGATCATCAACTGCATGGCGCGCCTCGGCGACGGCGACGCCTGCTACGAAAACATCCTCGCGCTCCTGCGCGACAGCACACGCGGCAATCTGTTCGACGTCTGCGGTGTGAAGGAAAACTCGCCGTTTCAGATCGACGGCAATCTCGGCGCACCAAACGCGTTCATCGAAATGCTCCTGCAGTCACACGCCGAAACACCATTGACTCCGCCACAAACCTCCACTCAGTCCCCGCACATCATCCGTCTCTTGCCGGCACTCCCTAAGGCATGGCCAAATGGCAGCTTCCGCGGGCTGCGCGCGCGCGGCGGAGTGGAGATCGATCTCGAGTGGTCGGACGGACGCGCCATGGAAGCGACCCTGCGGTCAACGATTGGAGGCACACTGCACATCGCAACACCGCAAGGCCAGAAGGCCTCGGCGGTCCTTCGCAACGGCAAACACATCCAGGCGCAATCCACCTCCGACGGTCTGCTCACGCTCAAAGCCGACCCGGGCACGACTCACATTCTGCGCTTCCACTAGCGCCCGCTACAAAAAAGAGAGAGCGCCTCGGCGCTCCCTCCGTTGCCGCAACTCTTCCTCGTCTAGAACAGGATGTGAATACCACCCTGGAGATTACGTCCCGAGTTCAACTGGCTAGTGATCGTTCCGAACGCCTTCGAGGTGGGGCTCACATTCGCCGACGAGAACTGTGCGTGATTGAGCGCGTTGAACGCGTCAACTCGTGGTTGGATCACGAATCGCTCACCCAGGGTGAAGTCCTTCAGGATAGAGAAGTCCCAGTTGTTATTTCCGTCCGAACGCAGCAGATACTCCGGAAAGGTGCGATAGTTGAACGCGTTTGGAGCGTTCGTGCTGGCCGCAGGATCAGTATTGATCGTGTCGAATCCAGCGGTGTTGAAGGATGCATCGCCGCTCGCGTCGTGTGGGTGGTTATGGAAGTTGCTGAAGTTGCCGGTGTAGGAGACATTCGTGCTCCACTGGATGGGAGTACCTGAGAGTGCCTGGTAGATAGCCGTTAAGCGCCATCCGCCGACGATTTCGTCAGCCACACGAGACTCATTAAGGAACCGCTGCCCGCGTCCAAACGGGAGCGCAAAGATGCCCGTCGCCGCGAGGTGCTGCGGGAAATCCGAAGTCGTTTCGCCGTACCACAACGGCCCACCCGGATTAAGCTGTGACTGCGCACCGAGCAGCCTGGAATATTCGTAGTTGATGTTGAACTCGAAGCCGTGAGACATCCTCTTCTCCAGCCGCGCGTTCAGTGAATTGAACTGGGAGTTCTCACCTGGCACCAACTGCTCATACACCGCTGTGTACTCCGGATAACCCTGCAGCAGTTGTGCAACCGTCGTCGTCTTCGAGGTATTCAGACCGACCGTCGTGGTGCCCGCTG
Coding sequences:
- a CDS encoding glycoside hydrolase family 95 protein, with amino-acid sequence MRHQRPRITRRSFLSGTAAATALITEGSIARNLHALQVQPDDIPSPYTLHFAQPASKWPDALPVGNGRLGAMVFGVPSVDRLQLNEESIWDGEPNRDRNNPKAAAAIPRIRDMLFAGNIADAQALAVSDVLSIPRRMPCYQTLGDLHLDFSPMGLTPEVNVEGYGLQLDLDTAIAKTTFRHNGVTCTREIFSSAPDQVIVVRLAADKPGTLHVRLSLDRPGSFETKRSANDRLVMKGQALPVNDNPGLPVKEHQTGVRFHAELLALPEGGKILPAKNNDDNELEIASADTITLFIDCATSYRFPAHAGVSSGVDADVLTGDPDAMGAAVNRNLVQASRRSYADLRHRHTEDHQRYFRRANISFGSDPNASIPTDKRLAAIKAGGEDIHLLPIYFQFGRYMLISSSRPGTLAANLQGIWNDSVDPPWGSKYTVNINAEMNYWFAESANLAELHLPLFDLLHATLGPGELTAKEIYRANGSVVHHNTDIWGDACPIDALGGGVWPMGANWLSLHLWRYYSYTGDIRFLAEHTYPTLRENAIFLLDYLVRDPHTGYLVTGPSCSPENAYQLPNGKSYNLCMGPTMDISIVRAVFWRLLESADNLKTLAPESNKTLLAQDEDLLARVRNAWSQLPPFQIGHDGRLQEWQVDYKDHEPGHRHISHLFGLFPEDQITVQGTPELAHAARLVLDKRLAAGGGSTGWSRAWIINCMARLGDGDACYENILALLRDSTRGNLFDVCGVKENSPFQIDGNLGAPNAFIEMLLQSHAETPLTPPQTSTQSPHIIRLLPALPKAWPNGSFRGLRARGGVEIDLEWSDGRAMEATLRSTIGGTLHIATPQGQKASAVLRNGKHIQAQSTSDGLLTLKADPGTTHILRFH